The Streptomyces sp. NBC_00510 genomic interval CGTCCGGGAGGTGATCCACCGGTTCAACGAGAGCGGCCTGGCCTGCCTGGACCCTCGCTGGGCGGGAGGCCGTCCCCGCCTGCTCAGTCCTGACGACGAGGACTTCGTCGTCCAGACGGCCATCACTCGCCCGACCAAGCTCGGCCAGCCCTTCACCCGCTGGTCCATCCGCAAACTCGCCGCCTACCTGCGGAAAGTTCAAGGCCGCGTCATCTGCATCGGCCGCGAGGCGTTACGTTGCCTACTCGCTCGCCGCGGCGTCACCTTCCAGCGCACCAAGACGTGGAAGGAGTCCCCGGACCCCGAGCGCGACACCAAGCTCGACCGCATCGAACACGTCCTGGACCGCTTCCCCGACCGGGTCTTCGCGTTCGATGAGTTCGGCCCGCTCGGCATCCGACCCACCGCCGGCCTGTCCTGGGCCCCTGCCGGTCATCCTGAACGGCACCCTGCCACCTACCACCGCACCCACGGCGTCCGATACTTCCACGGCTGCTACTCCGTCGGCGACGACACCCTCTGGGGCGTCAGCCGCCGCAGGAAGGGAGCTGGCAACACACTGGCCGCACTCAGGTCGATCCGCGCTGCCCGCCCGGACGGCGCCCCGATCTACGTCATCTTGGACAACCTCTCCGCCCACAAAGGCGACAAGATCCGGCGCTGGGCGAAGAAGAACCGGGTCGAGCTGTGCTTCACCCCGACCTACGCGTCCTGGGCCAACCCGATCGAGGCCCACTTCGGGCCGCTACGACAGTTCACCGTCGCCAACTCCCACCACCGCAACCACACCGTCCAGACCCGGGCCCTGCACGCCTACCTGCGCTGGCGCAACAAAAATGCCCGTCACCCCGACGTCCTCGCCGCCCAGCGGAAGGAGCGTGCTCGCATCCGCAGCGAGAAGGGCCTGCGCTGGGGCGGACGACCAGCGAAAGTCGCGTGACCTCGATCAGGGCACCAGCAACACTGGCGCCATGACCGATGATCGCAAGGCTCTGCAGGCCAGCTGGAATCAGACCCGTGACCACCTCGACGCCGCCCGAGCCCACCTCACACGCCTGCCGGACATCGATCTCTCAGCGACGCTGGAGTTCCTGGAGCACAACGAACTGGCACTCGCCTTCGACTGCCTGGTCGATCTCGGTCACGACCTCGACCTTCCACTCAGTTTCTGGCAGCACCTGGACCGAGCGGCTCGTGAAATGCGGCTCTACAGCGATGCACTGCACGTGCCTCACCTCACGGCTGCCGACTTCTGCCGCCGTCACCTCGCCGCTGCCTCCGAGCAGGAATGATCCGCCAACCCGGCGAACCTTCCCGGTCAGAGCACTAGCCACCATCGTGAACCGAGACTTCAGCAACGCGGCAACGGGCAAGGAGTACCTCGAGCATCTAAACGTACTGAGTCGCGTCAGTTAGTCTCCCTGTTTCGCTTCGGATAGTTGAGCTGACCTGGTCGCGGTGGACCAGTGGACGCCGGTCAGGCGAAACAGGGAGGTCAGCAGGCTAGTGTAGAACTCGAAGCAGCATACGCCGTGGTATGGGTTAGTCGAGTGCCTCGTCTACATTTTCGACATTCTCAGGCGCAAGCGCCACAGGCTCTCCCGCGTCTCGGTCGGGTCGCAGCCACTCAGTGTCCGGTCTCGTCAGCAGTCGCGCATTGGAGTAAGCCATGTCAACCGTGAGTACCGTAGCCCCGTAATAGACACCATTGATCTTATCGACGGTAAGCGCAAGATCGACGCGGTTCGCCCGCACCAGACAAAGCGGCAACAGCAACTGCAGGCGTCCAGCCCCACCCTTGTGTCGGTAGAAGACGGGGATGGCTGTCTTGTAATTCCGAGCGACCCGCCGTTTCAGTGGCTCTGCTTGCGAGTTAATGGCATTGATGAAGGCATAAGGATTGTCGATCAGCTCTTTCGGAGCTCGCGCTAGCCGCTCCTCCACATGGTCGATTGCGATCTTCAGATCGAGCCGATCATCGAAGAGAAGTTCGGTAGGGTCGTCGAAATACCGAGCCAACGGTGGTTCGTCGGCCCCGAAGATCTGCAGCATCTTTCGCCCCTCAGACAGGAACTCATCCAACTGGAAGCGCCCAGGCTGATGCGGCTGCTCGCTAAACACAGCGAAAATCTGCTTCTGATTTTGAGTGACTAGTCCAGTGTTGAATCCGACCGTTCGCCGGCCCTTGTGCTCGACCTCCACCAACTTCCCCGTTTCCTGCAGTCGCAGAAACGTGTACCGGACATAATTGGCCAGCACCGCCAGGGGTGTTGAGGACTGCGTATAGCGGTAGTTCCAGTCTTCAGGCTCGGCAAGGGCTGCTAGGTCCCTAGTCCACGTATGAGGCAGGGCAGCGAAGTCGCTCCACGCATCGCCTGTCGGCTCAAAGCCAATTATTTCAATGTCCTTGCCACACTCGCCACGCGTCGACATTCCGATTTCGAACCGGACCCTCGTGCCACGTCCGGGAAGCTCCCGAGAAGACCGAAAATCCGTATGATGGAGATATAGTCCGTTAGGGAACTCGTCACACGCGGCAAAACCGTACCCTTTGTCCCATTTCCACGTGCTAATCGTTCCTTCAATTCGCTTGCCCGTAAAATCCCGTTGTGACGCCACTGTCGGGATATCCAACAAGCGCACCCCGCGGGCCTGGCGCTTGCCCTCCGGAGTGAGGAATAGCTCGAACGAAACGCGTGAGCCCGGAGCGACTTCCTTCTGCTCAAGCGGCGAAGTCAGCTGAGAGAAGTGCAGAAATACATCTTCTTCCCCGTCGACCGCTATGAAGGTGAACCCACCTTGGGCCCAAGGTCGCTTGATGATGCCCTGCATGTGACCTCCTCAAGTGATGTGACGAGTGGTCAGTTTACCCTCCGCGCAGGCCGTTCCGCTGAGATGTTTCGCAGAACCTCCACCCGAAGCGCCAGGGATCGGACGCGTTCACCGAGCCGCGCAGGAATTCCAGTCAGGTACCGCGCCTGCCCTGTGCTGTGAGAGGGCTCCACCTCGGCGGCATACTGCTTCAAGGACAACAACCGTCAAGTTTGGGAGGAATCCGGCGCGAAGACCGCTGTCGACCGGGAGCGGGCACTATCGCTAACGGAGGCCACCTGGGCATGGGCCTGGTCATCCCACATCGCCGAAAGTCCAGACAGAGCGAAGTAACGAGAGCAGAACGTCTCCCAACACCAGGTCCACGCCCGCATCGAGCACGTCTTCGCCCGTATGAAGTCCTGTGGGTTCTGCGCAACTATCGACGCAAGGTTGAGGAGGGTGAGCCCATCCCCGGCAGGCCGGCCTGCTCGTACCTGCACACCCACGCATGCACCGACTGCCGGGAGACCTGGTGACGCACCGCGGCCTCGACCACCGCGGCACCCGCGGCCACCTCCATGACCGCGTGATACCGC includes:
- a CDS encoding IS630 family transposase — encoded protein: MAAVGCAVTSDPTAGGAVAEPVRVRRLTDQEGQKLQQIVRRGSTSSVRYRRAMMLLASAGGNRVPVIAQLVQADEDTVREVIHRFNESGLACLDPRWAGGRPRLLSPDDEDFVVQTAITRPTKLGQPFTRWSIRKLAAYLRKVQGRVICIGREALRCLLARRGVTFQRTKTWKESPDPERDTKLDRIEHVLDRFPDRVFAFDEFGPLGIRPTAGLSWAPAGHPERHPATYHRTHGVRYFHGCYSVGDDTLWGVSRRRKGAGNTLAALRSIRAARPDGAPIYVILDNLSAHKGDKIRRWAKKNRVELCFTPTYASWANPIEAHFGPLRQFTVANSHHRNHTVQTRALHAYLRWRNKNARHPDVLAAQRKERARIRSEKGLRWGGRPAKVA
- a CDS encoding MafI family immunity protein, giving the protein MTDDRKALQASWNQTRDHLDAARAHLTRLPDIDLSATLEFLEHNELALAFDCLVDLGHDLDLPLSFWQHLDRAAREMRLYSDALHVPHLTAADFCRRHLAAASEQE
- a CDS encoding DUF3825 domain-containing protein, which translates into the protein MQGIIKRPWAQGGFTFIAVDGEEDVFLHFSQLTSPLEQKEVAPGSRVSFELFLTPEGKRQARGVRLLDIPTVASQRDFTGKRIEGTISTWKWDKGYGFAACDEFPNGLYLHHTDFRSSRELPGRGTRVRFEIGMSTRGECGKDIEIIGFEPTGDAWSDFAALPHTWTRDLAALAEPEDWNYRYTQSSTPLAVLANYVRYTFLRLQETGKLVEVEHKGRRTVGFNTGLVTQNQKQIFAVFSEQPHQPGRFQLDEFLSEGRKMLQIFGADEPPLARYFDDPTELLFDDRLDLKIAIDHVEERLARAPKELIDNPYAFINAINSQAEPLKRRVARNYKTAIPVFYRHKGGAGRLQLLLPLCLVRANRVDLALTVDKINGVYYGATVLTVDMAYSNARLLTRPDTEWLRPDRDAGEPVALAPENVENVDEALD
- a CDS encoding helix-turn-helix domain-containing protein, with protein sequence MVEQRYHAVMEVAAGAAVVEAAVRHQVSRQSVHAWVCRYEQAGLPGMGSPSSTLRR